The Phormidium yuhuli AB48 DNA window TCCTCACAACTTTCAAAGCCAAACCGAACGGTCACTTGAGCGAGTAAGCATTCTGGGGTGTAGCGATGTTCCCCGGCGGTTTCTCGCTCGTCCCAAAATTTCAGCAGAAATCGCTCCAGTTTAGGGAGGACTTTATCGGGAGCGCCGTTACGGCTGACATAGAGAAGTCCGGGGTTATGCTCGATGAGGATATGGCAGGTGATGCTCATAGGATAATGCTCCTTGAATGTGGTTAAGTCCCCGATGGTTTGGGGAGAGACGGCCCATCGTCTGTTGCGGGAAAGTGGGGGTGACAGGAGTAGGTTAAGGTCTCGTGTCAGTGAGGAAGTTTATACTGTCCAACAATCCGCTTGGCAAACTCGGGGACATGATCGTTGAGTTTGTCAGGGTAGTTGCGTTGGACATAGAGATAATTGCGCGTAAAGTGAGAGTCAATGGAAAACCGCGCATATTCTAGCCCTTTCGGTCCCACACGCTCAATCACCACTCCCATCAGTTGTGCCGCCCACATGGGGAGGGTCACGCCCTTGTCATAGGCGGGAATACTCTGTTGCACCGCTTGACGGCGATCGCCCCGGGAGGAGACGGGTTGAGTCTCTAATTGGGACTGCACCAAATCTAACATCTCCTGACCGGTGTCATTGCGCACCAGAATCCATTGCCAGCGGAAGGGGGCCCCCATGTAGCCCACCACCAAATCCGCTAAGCCATTGACATAATCAAAACAACTCATGCAGGAGGGGGCAAAGACATCCTTAAGTTCCTTGGTATTTAAGCCAAAGAAGGGGACTTTCTCGATAGACCCATCCTCATGTTTAAAATGGACCCGAAAGTCCTGCATAAACTCATAATGCACCACCGTTTCGGGGGAACGACTGGTGGTTTCGAGGAATTTCTGTAAGCCGGCCCGAGTCACATTATCAACGCAGGGCGTCCCGAGAACATAGAGTTTTTCTAAGCCCAGTTTATCCTGAACCGCTCGCAGGGCTTGGATTTGACAGCCAACACCAATCACCAACAGCCGCTTAAGTCCCGATTGTTCCACCTGTTCGAGAACCGAGAGGTTGGGGGACAGGGTGGGTTTGTTGACTCGGGCCGCCAACACCTCATCTGGGGTGCGGGCAATAATGGGCATGGGTTGAAAGCGATCATCGGGAGAATTTTGCACACACACAACCCCTTCAACCTTGCCCGAGTTTAACATTTCACAGGCAATACTACTGACAATTCCCGTCCATTGTGCTCCCTCAATAGGGTCTTTTTTGCGGGCGGCGGTCATGGATTGGTGAACCCCGAAATAGGTTTCCGCTTCGTCCTCTAGCTGGCGCGATCGCCCATGAATTTGGTCTTCAAGGGCTTCAAATTGCTGATTAATAAAAGCGCAGGCCTCTTTTACATAATGGATGTAATGCGTGTCACACAGACCACATTCACTACAAAGGGCTTTGGCGGGACGAGGGCCACCGGGCTTGAGTCCTTTGGCTTTGTAATGGGCGGGCCGGCTTGAGGAGGAGGGGGTGGAGGAGTTCACCGCAGTCATGATTCTGTCTTATCCGTATCTGAACGTTGCGTAGGAAACCGTCTCTTCTCACCATACCGCACCTCTGGAGCCTTCCTCCCCCCAACGGTGAACCCAACTCAACGTTTACCGGAAAATTGCTGGGCCAGAGTGCGAGCGAGTTTCAGGGAATCATGACGGACCATGGCCGATTGGGGATCTTCACTCATGATATTGGCCAAAATCACCTCTCGCTCTAATCGTTCCACCACATCTAAATCCAAGTCTACCGGGTGGGATTGTTTTTGGGCATAGCGAATCAGGGCCCGGGCCGAGGGTTTAGTTTTCTGGACGACGACCGCATCGAAGAGACGGCGATCGCCACAGGCACGGTCGATCGCTAGGATATGGTCAGAGACGGTATAGCCATCGGTTTCTCCCGGTTCTGTCATGATGTTACAGACATAAATCCGCTGGGCCGACGAGTGGGCGATCGCCTCGGCAATATCAGGAACCAGTAAATTGGGAATCACACTGGTATACAAACTCCCTGGCCCAATCACAATCACCTCCGCCTGGGCAATGGCCTCAATTACCCGAGGTAGGGGAGGGGGATTTTCCGGCAGACAACCCACCCGCATGATTTTACCCCGAGCTTTCGTAATACTCGACTCCCCTTGAATGCGACGGCCATCAGCTAACTCGGCCCACAGGGTGACATCCGTCAGGGTCGCCGGTAAGACTTCCCCCCGCACCGCCAAGACTTGGGAACTGGCCACCACCGCCTGTTCTAAATCTCCTGTAATATCGGCCATCGCCGCCAAAAATAGATTGCCAAAACTATGGCCACTCAGGCCCGTTCCAGCTTGGAAGCGATATTGAAATAACTCCGCTAAGAGGGTTTCCTCGTCCCCCAAGGCGGCTAAACAGTTGCGAATGTCTCCGGGAGGCAAAACACCAATTTCTCGCCGTAAACGCCCCGAGGAGCCGCCATCATCGGCCACGGTCACCACGGCGGTAATGTTGGCACTGTAGGTTTTCAGACCCCGCAACAGGGTCGATAACCCGGTTCCTCCCCCCAAGGCCACAAGATGGGGACCGCGATGGAGTCGTCGCCGTTCCATGAGGGCATCAATTAACTCCCCATTATCTTCGGGTTTCAGGGCATCATGAATCGATCCCATGGTCCGAGTCTGGCCCCACAGCAGTAAGAGAATGCCACTAATAACCACCAGGGGACCGCTGATATAGTTGGGAATCCGGGTGGCAATGGTGGTCAAGGCCACTTCCACAAACTGTAAGAGGTAATAGACGGGGGTGAGCCTCGTCCAGATGGCAATTCCCAATAACGCCAAGACCATCCCCGTTGCGCTGACCACTAACCATCGCTTTAACGACAGCCCCGGAGAGAGCCACTTAAACCATTGTTTAGCACGATAAGGGGTTCGACTTCGGGAGACTCGTTTGAGATCGCGGATTGTGTGTTTCATAGCAGCCGGGATAAACAAGGCATCATCGCAACTTGAGGTGAACGGGCGCTTAAGTATGGCAACATGATAGAGCAGTCGCGGGACATCACGGGATTCATGGCGCGTTTGGATCACAACGGCGATCGCAATTGTCCCCCAGAGCCGATCGTTGAACTCAAAGGGATCTCTAAGTCCTTCGGTAATACCGTGATCCTCGATCAGGTGGACTTAACGATTTACCCTGGGGATGCGTTGGGGATTATCGGACCGTCGGGAACGGGAAAGTCAACTATTCTACGGTTGATTGCTGGCCTGCTGCCACCGGATTCGGGGGAAATTTATATCAAGGGCCAGTTGCGTCAAGGGTTGATTGAGGATAACCCAGACCCGATCGGCATTGGTATGGTCTTTCAACAGGCGGCCCTGTTTGACTCCCTCACCGTCGATGAAAATGTCGGCTTTTCCCTGTATCAACATTCCAAATTGCCTCATTCAGAAATTCGTAAGCTGGTTGAGGAAAGTTTGGAACGGGTGGGACTTGGGGGAAGTGCTGACCTCTATCCGGCCCAACTGTCAGGGGGGATGCGTAAACGGGTTAGTTTTGCCCGGGCCATTATTGCTCATCCAGAAGATCCCAGCCACTCCTCGGAGATTTTGCTCTATGATGAACCCACAGCGGGCCTTGATCCCATCGCCTCGACGGTGGTTGAAGATTTGATTCGGGATCTCCATGTGGGTCAGAAACACTGTAGCTGTGGTACGTATGTCATGGTCACTCATCAAGACAGTACCATTCGCCGCACGACGGATCGGGTGATTTTTTTATATCGCGGTAAAGTACAGTGGGAAGGGACTGTTCGGGAACTGGATCACACGGATCACCCCTTGATTCGACAATTTCGCACCGGTAGCATCGAGGGCCCCATTCGCGCGGCGGGGTGATGGCAGAATGAGAGGATAGGTGCAGGTCACGAGGAATCACTATGCGATCGCGGACGCTTCGAGAAGGCTCATTGGGCCTATTTATTCTTTTGGGTTTGGGACTCTTTGGAGTTCTCTCCTTCTGGCTAAGAGGGGTGAGTTTGGGGCGACAAACCTATGAGTTTGTGGTGGAGTTTCAGGATGCGTTGGGAATGCAGCCTGGGGCCCCAGTTCGCTATCGTGGCGTGCGGGTGGGGCGCTTGGTCGAGGTGGTTCCGGGGACTAATGGGGTGGATGCGAAAATCGAGATTCTCTCGGGAGATCTCAAAATTCCCCGGCCGCCCTATGTGGAAGCGAATCAGGTTGGCTTTATTGGCGAGACGACGATTGATATCCTGGCCCCGGATCAGCCTCTGCCTCAAGTGGGGGATTTGGCAGTTCCTCGGGATTCAGACTGCAATCCGCAGGTGATTATCTGTCATGGCGATCGCGTTCTCGGGCGAGTGGGGATCAGTTTTGAGAAACTCACCCGCGCCTCAACCCGGTTTACGGAATCCTTTAGTGATCCCGAGTTGATAGAGACGGTTCAACTGCTGCTGGAAAATACGGCTCAGGCGAGTGAAGATATTGCCGGGTTGGCCCGTAATGTCTCAGAAATGACGGTGTTTTTTCAGGAAGAATTGGGGATTCTCTCGGATTCTGCTCTAGCAACGACCCAAACTTTAACCCGCACGGCTGAGGACTTTGGCACCACGGCCCAGAGTTTTAATCAGACGGCGGTAGAGTTGAACCGTTTGACGGCGACGGCGAATCAGTTGGTGGCGGATAATCGCACCAGTTTGGTGACGACGCTGGATAATTTGAATGCCATGAGTCTGGAGTTACGTGTGGCTGCTAGTGGGATTACGCCGTTGTTACAGCAGAGCGATCGCACCCTGAGTCTGGTGAATGAGAATTTGTCCCAGTTGGAACAGGCCAATCTGATTGCTGATTTGGAGGTGTTGGTGAATAATGCCACGGTGTTATCGGAAAATGCGGCGGTGGCCTCGCAGAATCTCCGGGATGTCTCTGAGGCGGTGAATGATCCGGCAAATCTGTTACTGTTGCAGGAAACTCTCTCCTCAGCGCGATCGACCTTTGAGAATGTGGAGAAGATT harbors:
- a CDS encoding histidine kinase, with the protein product MSITCHILIEHNPGLLYVSRNGAPDKVLPKLERFLLKFWDERETAGEHRYTPECLLAQVTVRFGFESCEDDFSNLRLGLNYDPDVEYLYRIALDKTVTVWTPKPGYRQKPQLGLEACQQIKELSFQVV
- a CDS encoding Coenzyme F420 hydrogenase/dehydrogenase, beta subunit C-terminal domain is translated as MTAVNSSTPSSSSRPAHYKAKGLKPGGPRPAKALCSECGLCDTHYIHYVKEACAFINQQFEALEDQIHGRSRQLEDEAETYFGVHQSMTAARKKDPIEGAQWTGIVSSIACEMLNSGKVEGVVCVQNSPDDRFQPMPIIARTPDEVLAARVNKPTLSPNLSVLEQVEQSGLKRLLVIGVGCQIQALRAVQDKLGLEKLYVLGTPCVDNVTRAGLQKFLETTSRSPETVVHYEFMQDFRVHFKHEDGSIEKVPFFGLNTKELKDVFAPSCMSCFDYVNGLADLVVGYMGAPFRWQWILVRNDTGQEMLDLVQSQLETQPVSSRGDRRQAVQQSIPAYDKGVTLPMWAAQLMGVVIERVGPKGLEYARFSIDSHFTRNYLYVQRNYPDKLNDHVPEFAKRIVGQYKLPH
- a CDS encoding ABC transporter ATP-binding protein is translated as MARLDHNGDRNCPPEPIVELKGISKSFGNTVILDQVDLTIYPGDALGIIGPSGTGKSTILRLIAGLLPPDSGEIYIKGQLRQGLIEDNPDPIGIGMVFQQAALFDSLTVDENVGFSLYQHSKLPHSEIRKLVEESLERVGLGGSADLYPAQLSGGMRKRVSFARAIIAHPEDPSHSSEILLYDEPTAGLDPIASTVVEDLIRDLHVGQKHCSCGTYVMVTHQDSTIRRTTDRVIFLYRGKVQWEGTVRELDHTDHPLIRQFRTGSIEGPIRAAG
- a CDS encoding MlaD family protein, whose protein sequence is MRSRTLREGSLGLFILLGLGLFGVLSFWLRGVSLGRQTYEFVVEFQDALGMQPGAPVRYRGVRVGRLVEVVPGTNGVDAKIEILSGDLKIPRPPYVEANQVGFIGETTIDILAPDQPLPQVGDLAVPRDSDCNPQVIICHGDRVLGRVGISFEKLTRASTRFTESFSDPELIETVQLLLENTAQASEDIAGLARNVSEMTVFFQEELGILSDSALATTQTLTRTAEDFGTTAQSFNQTAVELNRLTATANQLVADNRTSLVTTLDNLNAMSLELRVAASGITPLLQQSDRTLSLVNENLSQLEQANLIADLEVLVNNATVLSENAAVASQNLRDVSEAVNDPANLLLLQETLSSARSTFENVEKITGDLDELTGDPQLRENLRRLINGLSGLVSLRDQLEQDTQLAQALGILDEQRKQLERAEQERLEK
- a CDS encoding gluconeogenesis factor YvcK family protein; protein product: MKHTIRDLKRVSRSRTPYRAKQWFKWLSPGLSLKRWLVVSATGMVLALLGIAIWTRLTPVYYLLQFVEVALTTIATRIPNYISGPLVVISGILLLLWGQTRTMGSIHDALKPEDNGELIDALMERRRLHRGPHLVALGGGTGLSTLLRGLKTYSANITAVVTVADDGGSSGRLRREIGVLPPGDIRNCLAALGDEETLLAELFQYRFQAGTGLSGHSFGNLFLAAMADITGDLEQAVVASSQVLAVRGEVLPATLTDVTLWAELADGRRIQGESSITKARGKIMRVGCLPENPPPLPRVIEAIAQAEVIVIGPGSLYTSVIPNLLVPDIAEAIAHSSAQRIYVCNIMTEPGETDGYTVSDHILAIDRACGDRRLFDAVVVQKTKPSARALIRYAQKQSHPVDLDLDVVERLEREVILANIMSEDPQSAMVRHDSLKLARTLAQQFSGKR